One Sander vitreus isolate 19-12246 chromosome 23, sanVit1, whole genome shotgun sequence DNA window includes the following coding sequences:
- the tmem229a gene encoding transmembrane protein 229A, translating into MASRWRDGPRSRSEDPACSLKMPRQQEPSGKTEDAAESLRELPRWMRLYFYGMHGVTLDVLLSSLQGVLNHPDPKLVGFSSPYLCIMHSLTHFALEKIYSQKRCFRGRPVVFHLVFYPSVYIGLQILMGNINILTEQVRVVSGTQLVVHYILALYFAQVFHRGLSRLQYHPPCTPDPPGKPGPEDGGHDRGPLHVLPGYVRFLFFGMQGFLDEVIFTSIFNLVEKSDRTLSGHTSLWSFLMYGSCSFVVEKLYFYLHFSRGWGTWRRLPIYICFIYTWEFTWGLVLRQFGACSWDYSHYPHNFMGLITLLYLPGWVCLSLYQDLLSNVLLSIKCTKDVNGLSGENGEVNGALESKKKRL; encoded by the coding sequence ATGGCCAGTCGGTGGCGAGACGGTCCTCGCAGCCGTTCAGAAGACCCCGCCTGTAGCCTAAAAATGCCCCGCCAACAAGAACCGTCCGGAAAGACAGAGGACGCGGCGGAGTCGCTGCGGGAGCTACCGCGATGGATGCGGCTTTACTTCTACGGCATGCACGGCGTAACTCTGGATGTCCTGCTCTCATCATTACAGGGGGTTTTAAATCATCCGGACCCCAAACTGGTGGGCTTTTCCTCTCCGTATCTTTGCATTATGCATTCACTGACCCACTTTGCACTGGAGAAGATCTACTCACAGAAGAGGTGTTTCCGAGGTCGGCCTGTGGTGTTTCATCTTGTTTTCTACCCGTCTGTGTACATCGGGCTGCAGATCCTGATGGGGAACATCAACATTTTGACCGAGCAGGTGAGGGTGGTATCTGGCACGCAGCTGGTTGTACACTACATCCTGGCTCTCTATTTTGCCCAGGTGTTTCACAGAGGGCTGTCAAGACTGCAGTATCACCCCCCCTGCACCCCCGACCCCCCTGGCAAACCCGGCCCGGAGGACGGCGGTCATGATCGGGGGCCTCTTCACGTTCTCCCCGGCTATGTGCGTTTCTTGTTCTTTGGGATGCAGGGCTTTCTGGACGAGGTGATTTTCACCTCCATTTTCAACCTTGTGGAGAAGTCTGACCGGACCCTCAGCGGTCACACGTCCCTGTGGTCTTTCCTGATGTACGGGAGCTGCAGCTTCGTGGTAGAAAAGCTCTACTTTTACCTGCACTTCAGCAGAGGCTGGGGCACGTGGCGGCGTCTCCCCATCTACATCTGCTTCATCTACACCTGGGAGTTCACCTGGGGTCTGGTCCTGAGGCAGTTTGGCGCCTGCTCCTGGGACTACTCCCATTATCCTCACAACTTCATGGGACTCATCACGCTCCTCTACTTGCCAGGCTGGGTCTGCCTCAGTCTGTACCAGGACTTACTGTCTAATGTGCTGCTGAGTATCAAGTGCACCAAAGACGTAAATGGTTTGAGTGGGGAGAATGGTGAGGTCAATGGAGCACTGGAGTCTAAGAAAAAACGACTTTAA
- the LOC144512357 gene encoding hyaluronidase PH-20-like codes for MVSVTQKSRSCVLLLLSLTPSIFPLLPTSILPALTISVWPALSLSVLTTPEAVTPPLDDTNISTSSFTTPAILKSSTSTISPTSSSEAYTTTHSKSTSAASTMTPSEQTSPRCLLISSPSAYLLPHPCKRLTSPLKTIGPPLHKNLPCHLSKMTPVSSEKHSLHTAKQYPPSNSTSLPKMLSSSPLPQTASPKLPSPVSTSSLSTAFLPLTSETSPPPLAKTSPIPLPKTLTSPPEAAASRQPVPLPPPPLPHTTGPMFEHQPFIVSWNIPDLVCNRFNITLDSSPFKGVATPAKVPGQFLSLFYTDRLGLYPHVDLTSRKQFNGGIPQRGNLKASINKARADINYYIPSKTSRGLAVIDWEEWRPLWDRNWGPKRIYQTLSVAHLMQTNRSLTVQQATEKAKQQFQVAAKSFMSGMLAMGRAMRPNYLWGFYLFPNCYNYGWEKPDYTGRCSNEVRRQNDELLWLWESSTALYPSVYLQVFLADNPRAALMVRNRIKEALRVSALPRRSGTAPVFAYMRPVFVDQNRRFLSQGDLVSTIGESAAVGVSGAVLWGASADYDDQTSCAALSSYLSTTLNPYITNVTVAAQLCSNFLCRGNGRCVRKNYNSSHYLHLNPENFRILHVQKRYLVLGRPTLTDLKALSRRFTCQCYKGFICTPRTYGELAKALIFSVKQGLYQKFHTLNKAMLDDTQQTSITKDNVKNFKV; via the exons ATGGTTTCAGTCACACAGAAGAGCAGAAGCTGTGTGCTGCTGCTTCTCTCGCTCACCCCATCAATCTTTCCCCTTCTGCCCACCTCTATCCTCCCTGCTCTCACCATCTCAGTCTGGCCTGCTCTTTCATTATCTGTCCTGACAACACCAGAAGCTGTTACCCCTCCTCTTGATGACACAAACATATCAACCTCTTCTTTTACCACTCCTGCAATCCTAAAATCATCCACCTCCACCATCAGCCCAACGTCTTCGTCAGAAGCCTATACCACAACTCATTCAAAATCAACGTCAGCTGCATCTACAATGACACCCTCCGAGCAAACATCCCCCAGATGCCTTCTCATATCTTCACCCTCAGCCTACTTGCTACCTCACCCCTGTAAGCGTCTGACCTCACCCCTCAAAACTATAGGACCACCTCTGCACAAAAACCTACCATGTCATTTGTCCAAAATGACTCCTGTGTCTTCTGAAAAGCATTCTCTTCACACTGCTAAACAATATCCTCCCTCCAACTCAACTTCACTTCCAAAAATGTTGTCATCTTCCCCTCTACCTCAAACCGCTTCACCCAAGCTTCCCTCTCCTGTTTCGACATCATCCCTCTCCACAGCGTTCTTGCCTTTAACCTCTGAAACTTCGCCGCCTCCTCTTGCCAAGACTTCACCCATCCCTCTCCCCAAAACCCTGACATCTCCTCCAGAAGCAGCAGCCTCTCGTCAGCCAGTGCCACTTCCGCCACCCCCTCTCCCCCACACTACAGGTCCAATGTTTGAGCACCAGCCTTTCATTGTTAGTTGGAACATTCCTGATCTGGTGTGCAACAGGTTCAACATCACACTAGATAGCTCACCCTTTAAAGGAGTGGCCACACCTGCTAAG GTCCCAGGCcagtttctgtctctgttttacACAGACCGATTGGGTCTTTACCCACATGTAGACCTCACTAGTAGGAAACAGTTCAATGGTGGCATCCCTCAGAGAGGTAACCTGAAAGCCAGTATTAACAAGGCCAGAGCAGATATTAACTATTACATCCCATCCAA GACAAGCCGAGGCTTGGCTGTGATAGACTGGGAGGAATGGCGCCCCCTATGGGACAGAAACTGGGGCCCTAAGAGAATCTACCAGACTTTATCTGTGGCCCACCTTATGCAGACAAACCGCTCCCTCACAGTGCAGCAGGCCACAGAGAAAGCAAAACAACAATTCCAA GTGGCAGCTAAGAGTTTCATGTCAGGGATGTTGGCAATGGGCAGAGCTATGAGACCCAACTATCTCTGGGGCTTCTACCTGTTTCCTAACTGCTACAATTATGGCTGGGAAAAGCCAGACTACACAGGCCGTTGCTCCAACGAGGTGAGGAGGCAGAATGATGAGCTGCTCTGGCTGTGGGAGTCCAGTACTGCCCTCTACCCCTCTGTCTACCTGCAG GTTTTTCTGGCAGACAATCCCAGAGCCGCCCTGATGGTGAGAAACCGTATCAAGGAAGCTTTGAGAGTATCTGCCCTGCCAAGAAGGAGTGGCACTGCACCTGTGTTTGCTTACATGCGACCTGTCTTTGTTGATCAGAACAGACGTTTCCTCAGTCAG GGAGACTTGGTCAGCACCATTGGGGAGAGTGCAGCAGTTGGAGTGTCTGGCGCTGTGCTGTGGGGAGCCAGCGCTGACTATGATGACCAG ACATCTTGTGCAGCCCTCTCATCCTACCTCTCCACCACCCTCAACCCTTACATCACCAATGTCACCGTAGCCGCCCAGCTCTGCAGCAACTTCCTGTGTCGAGGGAATGGCCGCTGTGTCcgaaaaaactacaactccaGTCACTACCTCCATCTAAACCCGGAGAATTTCAGGATCCTGCATGTTCAAAAGCGCTACCTTGTCTTAGGGAGACCCACCCTCACAGACCTAAAGGCTTTGAGCAGGAGGTTTACCTGTCAATGCTACAAAGGATTCATCTGCACTCCCAGGACATACGGAGAGCTAGCCAAGGCCCTGATATTTAGTGTGAAGCAAGGGCTGTACCAAAAGTTTCACACTCTAAATAAAGCCATGTTGGACGATACCCAACAAACCAGTATTACTAAGGACAATGTTAAGAACTTCAAAGTTTAG